The following are encoded together in the Canis aureus isolate CA01 chromosome 30, VMU_Caureus_v.1.0, whole genome shotgun sequence genome:
- the TFF2 gene encoding trefoil factor 2 produces MDMGPRGLQLLAVLLALGLCAPAGAQKPSACQCSRIEASHRKNCGFPGISAAECFNTGCCFDSRVPNVPWCFHPLPKQESEQCVMEVAARKNCGYPGISPQECASRNCCFSDTIRDVPWCFFPILNQDCHY; encoded by the exons ATGGACATGGGACCTCGAGGCCTCCAGCTGCTGGCGGTGCTCCTCGCCCTGGGGCTGTGTGCCCCGGCGGGGGCCCAGAAACCTT CCGCCTGCCAGTGCTCGCGGATCGAGGCCTCCCACAGGAAGAACTGTGGCTTCCCGGGCATCAGCGCCGCCGAGTGCTTCAACACGGGCTGCTGCTTTGACTCCAGAGTCCCCAACGTCCCCTGGTGTTTCCATCCCCTCCCGAAGCAAG AGTCGGAGCAGTGTGTCATGGAAGTGGCGGCCCGCAAGAACTGTGGGTACCCGGGCATCAGCCCCCAGGAGTGTGCGTCTCGCAACTGCTGCTTCTCCGACACCATCCGCGACGTGCCCTGGTGCTTCTTCCCAATCCTCAATCAAG ATTGTCATTATTAA